The stretch of DNA AAAAGCAGCGTCTTCAACAATCAATCAGGGTGAATTTGGTaatcctcttttttctttttggcatgatattaatttgattttattcagtTTATTTCTGAAGCAATTATTGAGGTTCGACCTTGTTTATAAAAAGCaagcatttttaatttttttctcaacctATTCTTTTTCTTCACCTTGCatctttaaaaattcatatccaAAATTTTAAGAGGCCTCTATATCTTTCCTTTCTAGTCCTTCAGGGGATCATCTGTATCAATGCACGACCCTTCCCCTGTTTTTTCTTCCTTCTCATAGTCATCATGTCCATTTCAGCTTTTAATGCATGTACTATAAGGggttttcttttgattttgttttatgtgATGAAGGCAAAAGGTATAGTCAATGATATGGCTGGGACTTTGGCCAACTCAAAGGAGGAGTCTGAGAAGTGTTTTAAAGTATGTTATAGTCTATATATTCTATTATCACTTTCTGCCATTATCTTAAAATTATCAGCACATTCAGTGTTCTCGTATAGACATGTTTAATGAGCCTGTTTGTGAGAAGAAGATCATTGCTGTTGGTGATTATGACTATGGTTCTGATCTTTTACAGATTCCTGGCATAGAAGTTAGAAGAACCAGGGGGAATGTTACTGATCAGGGGCTTGATGCGCCTTGGTTTAGAGCTACAAGCAGTGTTACTGAGACTATTCCCAGCCAGAGGAATGGTTTCAACGTTAAGCATGGATCGCAAAATTACTCCGCATCCAAATCTGTGAATGCTGATCCTCGTTTACACCGAACACACAATATTTCTGGTAGAAACAGCGGTGGGTTGTCTAGCAGCTGGAAAAACTCTGAGGAGGAGGAGTTTATGTGGGAGATGCACTCTAGGTTGTCTGAACATGATGCAGCCAACTTCTCTAATAACTTGAGGAAAGATTGTTGGACTCCTGATGTTTCAGAAAAAATGGTAAGCTTGCATGAACAGTAATGTAATATAATGCATTACTCGAAACCTTTGTTGCATGGAAGAGAAACATTATGGTTGTTTGATTATGTACCCTTTTGTCTTTTatagttttctttcatttgtttccTCTAGGATTTTTTTCCTAAAGTATTTATAACCAGGTTTACATTTTCAATGCCAGGATTTTGAAAGTCAGCTCCACAGACCTCAAAGCATTCATGATGCGGTGTCAAGGTTTGATAGAGAGACTTCTGCTGATGCATTATCCACTGAGCAGAAGGACAAACCTTCTTTTGGCCGTCAGATTTCTACTTCATGGACAGATGGTTTGCCTGCTATTAGTTCAAGCCGTTCTGAGAGCTATTCTGCTAGTCTTGGTGGGTTGCCTACTGGTGCAAGTTCTTCCCTGGCCAGGATAGGAATGAGACCACAAACAGGTTCATCCCATTTGGGAACCCCAGGCTTTGGGTTTTTGGCGAATGTGGCATCAGGACCCACAGGTACTTCTGGAAAGCAGTGTTTTCAGTCTGTAGGAACTGCATCACCTCCTGAACAGTCTCCTATGCGCCAGCATTCACCTTCACCTTCATTTCCTGCATGCCACTCCCATCAACAGCTACAGAAATTGGCTGATCCAGATTATCAGCAAGCTCTTTCCCTGCCTCGGGCTGATCCCAAACCATCTATTTTTTCAGGAAAGTTGAATGTTGGGTCTCATAGAGACTCTCCTCAGACTTCTGCCCCGATTTCTTTGCATCCTAGCTGTCATTATCACCTTTCACAGCCACCCCTACCAGGCTCTGTGCAGGCTGAACCTTCTGGTCAGACTCAGAAGTCTCTTCTGTCTCAGATCTCCAAAGTAGAAGCAGCCTCAGCACTTGGAAGTGCATTGGAGCGTTCTAATCCACTTGCTATTGAAACTTCAAAACTATCAAGTACTAGTAGTCTATTAGCTGCTGTAATGAAGACTGGAATCCTCTCCAGCACTTCATTTACTGGCAACCTTCCAACTAAGATTTCTCAAGATGTTGGGCAAATTTCACAGCCTCCTCTCCCAAATTGTCCTCCTGTTTTCACAACCTCAGGCTTGATTGACGCTGCAATTTCATCAGATGCAACTCATGATGCAATAGCAGGTGCTCCGAATAGTTCCCAGGAAAAAGTAGAACAGCCACTGCCTCCTGGACCACCACCTTCATCTCTTATTAGTAATGCCCCATCGCAAACTTCTGATGCTGAAAGCAAGGATACAAATCCAATATCTAACCTCCTGAGCTCATTAGTTGCAAAAGGTTTGATATCTGCATCAAAGAAGGATGCTGCATCTCTCCCATCTCTTCCGATGCCCAACCAAATACAGAAGAGCCCAGGAGTCGAGAGTCCAAGTGAATCACTGAACAAGAGTTCGGACATTCAGAGTTCATCTGATGCTCCTCGATCCTCCACAATGGATGAGGTATCATATGCTGAACCTGCTCCAAAATGTTTAGTTGCCCCACATCAGTCCACCTCAACAGAAGTAGAAAGCTTGATAGGATTAGAACTCAGGCCAGATGTAATCAGAGAATTTCATTCATCTGTGATCGGTGGATTGTTGGATGACCTTCCACATTGTTGCAGCTTATGTGGTCTTCGACTTAAGCTTCAGGGACAGCTTGATAGACACTTAGAGTGGCATGAAATGAAAAAGACTGAATTAAGAGGCTCTGGTAGGGCATTGAGGGGATGGTATGTGAGGTCAGATGATTGGCTTGCTGGAAAGCCTGGGCAATTGGTATTGGATTCCACTGATTCTCTGAACAAGTTGGAAAAGACAACAGAAAAGGCTGAGCGTATGGTGCCTGCAGATGAAAATCAGTGTGCATGCTTGTTATGCGGCGAGCTATTTGAAGATTATTTTAGGCTGGACAGTGGTGAATGGATGTTTAAGGGAGCAGCATACTTGGCTATCCCATCAAAGGAGGGTGGGGTGGGAACTACTGATGGGAGTGCAGCCAATGGCCCCATTGTGCATGCAAATTGCATGTCAGAAAGTTCAGTTCGGGACTTGGGACTGTCTGGTGGTATTAAAGTGGTAAAGTACTTTGATTTGAATACGATATACCATTCTTCTGAGTTAGTTCTGCTTTATTCAGGTTGTTTTCCCAATGTTTGTCATCTGATCATCACTCTTGACTTCTTGTTAGGAAATGGAGGAATAATGCTGTAAGGTGAATGAATGGAGCTATCAGTTGCAGTGCCATCAGTAGAGCCCTGACCAAAGAATCCAGGTTTACTTTGTCCTTAGCTTAAATGTTAACAAACGGCCCTAGTATGCTAATTTTTGTGGTGCTGAGAGTGTCTACTAGTGTTGTTGCTTTTATCGTtcccatttttgttttccttCCTTTCAAAGGTTAAAGTCTGATAGAAATATAAGTGCATATAAA from Gossypium hirsutum isolate 1008001.06 chromosome D04, Gossypium_hirsutum_v2.1, whole genome shotgun sequence encodes:
- the LOC107921940 gene encoding polyadenylation and cleavage factor homolog 4 isoform X2: MENPRRSFDRSREPGLKKPRLTEDLTPNPNIRPFSQRANPVAASGLRSRSNDSDINDLTSGDGGAYEPQPVSHQQQHQQQQELVSQYKMALAELTFNSKPIITNLTIIAGENVHAAKAIAATVCANILEVPSDQKLPSLYLLDSIVKNIGRDYIKCFAARLPEVFCKAYKQVDPPLHQSMRHLFGTWKGVFPVQTLQVIEKELGFTPLVNGSSSGNTTSRTDTLSQRPPQSIHVNPKYLEKQRLQQSIRVNLIPGIEVRRTRGNVTDQGLDAPWFRATSSVTETIPSQRNGFNVKHGSQNYSASKSVNADPRLHRTHNISGRNSGGLSSSWKNSEEEEFMWEMHSRLSEHDAANFSNNLRKDCWTPDVSEKMDFESQLHRPQSIHDAVSRFDRETSADALSTEQKDKPSFGRQISTSWTDGLPAISSSRSESYSASLGGLPTGASSSLARIGMRPQTGSSHLGTPGFGFLANVASGPTGTSGKQCFQSVGTASPPEQSPMRQHSPSPSFPACHSHQQLQKLADPDYQQALSLPRADPKPSIFSGKLNVGSHRDSPQTSAPISLHPSCHYHLSQPPLPGSVQAEPSGQTQKSLLSQISKVEAASALGSALERSNPLAIETSKLSSTSSLLAAVMKTGILSSTSFTGNLPTKISQDVGQISQPPLPNCPPVFTTSGLIDAAISSDATHDAIAGAPNSSQEKVEQPLPPGPPPSSLISNAPSQTSDAESKDTNPISNLLSSLVAKGLISASKKDAASLPSLPMPNQIQKSPGVESPSESLNKSSDIQSSSDAPRSSTMDEVSYAEPAPKCLVAPHQSTSTEVESLIGLELRPDVIREFHSSVIGGLLDDLPHCCSLCGLRLKLQGQLDRHLEWHEMKKTELRGSGRALRGWYVRSDDWLAGKPGQLVLDSTDSLNKLEKTTEKAERMVPADENQCACLLCGELFEDYFRLDSGEWMFKGAAYLAIPSKEGGVGTTDGSAANGPIVHANCMSESSVRDLGLSGGIKVEMEE
- the LOC107921940 gene encoding polyadenylation and cleavage factor homolog 4 isoform X1 codes for the protein MENPRRSFDRSREPGLKKPRLTEDLTPNPNIRPFSQRANPVAASGLRSRSNDSDINDLTSGDGGAYEPQPVSHQQQHQQQQELVSQYKMALAELTFNSKPIITNLTIIAGENVHAAKAIAATVCANILEVPSDQKLPSLYLLDSIVKNIGRDYIKCFAARLPEVFCKAYKQVDPPLHQSMRHLFGTWKGVFPVQTLQVIEKELGFTPLVNGSSSGNTTSRTDTLSQRPPQSIHVNPKYLEKQRLQQSIRVNLAKGIVNDMAGTLANSKEESEKCFKIPGIEVRRTRGNVTDQGLDAPWFRATSSVTETIPSQRNGFNVKHGSQNYSASKSVNADPRLHRTHNISGRNSGGLSSSWKNSEEEEFMWEMHSRLSEHDAANFSNNLRKDCWTPDVSEKMDFESQLHRPQSIHDAVSRFDRETSADALSTEQKDKPSFGRQISTSWTDGLPAISSSRSESYSASLGGLPTGASSSLARIGMRPQTGSSHLGTPGFGFLANVASGPTGTSGKQCFQSVGTASPPEQSPMRQHSPSPSFPACHSHQQLQKLADPDYQQALSLPRADPKPSIFSGKLNVGSHRDSPQTSAPISLHPSCHYHLSQPPLPGSVQAEPSGQTQKSLLSQISKVEAASALGSALERSNPLAIETSKLSSTSSLLAAVMKTGILSSTSFTGNLPTKISQDVGQISQPPLPNCPPVFTTSGLIDAAISSDATHDAIAGAPNSSQEKVEQPLPPGPPPSSLISNAPSQTSDAESKDTNPISNLLSSLVAKGLISASKKDAASLPSLPMPNQIQKSPGVESPSESLNKSSDIQSSSDAPRSSTMDEVSYAEPAPKCLVAPHQSTSTEVESLIGLELRPDVIREFHSSVIGGLLDDLPHCCSLCGLRLKLQGQLDRHLEWHEMKKTELRGSGRALRGWYVRSDDWLAGKPGQLVLDSTDSLNKLEKTTEKAERMVPADENQCACLLCGELFEDYFRLDSGEWMFKGAAYLAIPSKEGGVGTTDGSAANGPIVHANCMSESSVRDLGLSGGIKVEMEE